In Tachysurus fulvidraco isolate hzauxx_2018 chromosome 1, HZAU_PFXX_2.0, whole genome shotgun sequence, a single window of DNA contains:
- the LOC125141384 gene encoding uncharacterized protein LOC125141384 — protein sequence MHAQIFVRPFLKQAVEAAQPTAATQGAQQPDQLLNMKTLEVTTSMAQVLLGLTMLGDNMSHIAKEAKCSGSAAVIDVATVAIVLEAMLLLFLAFSLMDMNTIEATSSLAQVLLGLTMLGDNIGHIAREVKCGDSVAIIGLAVVAVILEVLLLFFLGYILWKTPRSQRRTTIINRAFLVCVTIHMVLRVVIIALVSAQHCQVLLSQGS from the exons ATGCACGCACAAATTTTCGTTCGGCCATTCCTGAAGCAGGCGGTGGAAGCGGCACAGCCGACAGCGGCGACTCAGGGAGCGCAACAGCCAGATCAA ctGCTGAACATGAAAACACTGGAGGTCACAACCTCGATGGCACAAGTGTTGTTGGGCCTCACAATGTTGGGGGATAACATGAGCCACATAGCGAAGGAGGCGAAGTGCAGCGGAAGCGCCGCAGTCATCGACGTGGCAACAGTGGCTATTGTTCTGGAGGCCATGTTGCTCCTTTTCCTTGCCTTTTCT ctGATGGACATGAACACAATTGAGGCCACATCCTCTCTGGCACAAGTGTTGTTGGGCCTCACAATGTTGGGTGATAACATCGGCCACATAGCGAGGGAGGTAAAGTGTGGCGACAGCGTGGCAATCATTGGCCTGGCTGTTGTGGCAGTTATTCTGGAGGTCCTCTTGCTGTTTTTCCTTGGCTACATCT TGTGGAAAACACCAAGAAGCCAAAGGAGGACTACAATTATCAACAGGGCCTTCTTGGTCTGCGTCACCATCCACATGGTGTTGAGGGTGGTGATCATCGCCCTGGTCAGTGCACAACATTGTCAGGTTCTTCTGTCACAAGGATCTTAG